The following are from one region of the Amycolatopsis sp. QT-25 genome:
- the mltG gene encoding endolytic transglycosylase MltG — MTEPHGRPERSQGGRRRLREPEEAIQPPAPPRRRPAEPQPTGRRHIRQEPPEAPPVRRPVEEPPRARRSPEEPPPRVRRAAEEPPPPAQRPVPPRRAPEPAAPSPPPAPQRRSPQPGGRGLGTPGYAQDEPPRPGRRRRIEDDGPLPDERPTDVLPAIQEAPMARRPGAAPSSPPQGSEAEYHEIFGDDAYDDYDEYEDYEDFDDDDRAEPERIEDERPERQGPPPKKRKKKRAVGWIAALAVLVLLAGGAYYGFTEIFGYDDYEGTGESDVLVQVEKGDSTSAIGNRLQAAGVVASGKAFVKAGEDNTAVSRLQQGYYVMKTKMSGASAVEKMTAPASKVGQVEIRPYTQFDDITQPDGKVTPGVYSSLSKASCADLNGKSTCIPVEELRKTVETADLANLGVPSWAIEAATKAEHKDRRLEGLIAPGIFNVKPGWTAEELLTDVVKISAKRILDAGLSEQSKGEGRTPYETLVIASIIEREAVKVDFGKISRVIYNRLADKMRLEMDSTVNYVLDRPTLLTKPEERDKAGAYNTYKSFGLTPTPIAVPSAEAIQAALKPTAGEWLFFVKCEKNGLSCFSVTNDEHNKNKLDAQRRGVY; from the coding sequence ATGACCGAGCCCCACGGCCGGCCCGAGCGCAGTCAGGGCGGCAGACGACGGTTGCGGGAGCCTGAGGAGGCCATCCAGCCGCCGGCCCCGCCCCGTCGAAGGCCCGCCGAACCCCAGCCCACGGGACGACGGCACATCCGGCAAGAACCCCCCGAAGCGCCGCCCGTGCGGCGTCCGGTGGAAGAACCGCCCCGTGCCCGCCGGTCTCCCGAGGAGCCGCCACCGCGCGTCCGGCGTGCCGCCGAAGAGCCGCCGCCTCCGGCGCAACGCCCGGTCCCGCCGAGGCGGGCTCCGGAACCCGCGGCTCCTTCGCCGCCTCCCGCACCGCAGCGGCGGTCCCCCCAGCCGGGTGGCCGAGGTCTCGGCACGCCCGGCTACGCCCAGGACGAGCCGCCCCGTCCCGGCCGCCGCAGACGCATCGAGGACGACGGCCCGCTCCCGGACGAGCGGCCGACCGACGTCCTCCCCGCGATCCAGGAGGCTCCGATGGCCCGGCGCCCCGGCGCCGCTCCTTCTTCGCCGCCTCAGGGCAGCGAAGCGGAATACCACGAGATCTTCGGCGATGACGCGTACGACGACTATGACGAGTACGAGGATTACGAGGACTTCGACGACGACGATCGCGCCGAGCCGGAACGCATCGAGGACGAGCGCCCGGAACGTCAGGGGCCGCCGCCCAAGAAGCGCAAGAAGAAGCGCGCCGTGGGCTGGATCGCCGCGCTGGCCGTGCTGGTCCTGCTCGCCGGCGGCGCCTACTACGGGTTCACCGAGATCTTCGGTTACGACGACTACGAAGGCACCGGCGAGAGCGACGTCCTCGTCCAGGTGGAGAAGGGCGACTCGACCTCCGCGATCGGCAACCGGTTGCAGGCGGCCGGGGTGGTCGCCAGCGGCAAGGCGTTCGTGAAGGCCGGCGAGGACAACACCGCCGTCTCGCGGCTCCAGCAGGGCTACTACGTCATGAAGACGAAAATGTCCGGTGCCAGTGCGGTCGAGAAGATGACCGCCCCCGCGTCGAAGGTCGGCCAGGTCGAAATCCGCCCGTACACCCAGTTCGACGACATCACCCAGCCCGACGGCAAGGTGACCCCGGGCGTGTATTCGTCGCTGTCCAAGGCTTCCTGCGCCGATCTGAACGGCAAGAGCACCTGTATCCCGGTCGAGGAACTGCGGAAGACCGTCGAGACCGCGGACCTGGCGAACCTGGGTGTCCCCTCGTGGGCCATCGAGGCCGCCACGAAGGCCGAGCACAAGGACCGGCGGCTCGAAGGCCTGATCGCTCCTGGCATCTTCAACGTCAAACCTGGCTGGACGGCCGAGGAACTGCTCACCGACGTCGTGAAGATCTCGGCGAAACGCATCCTCGACGCCGGGTTGAGCGAGCAGTCCAAAGGCGAAGGCAGGACACCGTACGAGACGCTCGTCATCGCGTCGATCATCGAACGCGAGGCGGTGAAGGTCGACTTCGGGAAGATTTCGCGGGTCATCTACAACCGGCTGGCCGACAAGATGCGGCTCGAGATGGACTCGACGGTCAACTACGTTCTCGACCGGCCGACTTTGCTCACGAAACCCGAAGAACGAGATAAAGCGGGCGCGTACAACACGTACAAATCCTTCGGGCTGACTCCGACGCCGATCGCGGTGCCCAGTGCGGAAGCGATCCAGGCCGCGCTGAAGCCGACCGCGGGGGAGTGGCTGTTCTTCGTCAAATGCGAGAAGAACGGGCTCTCCTGCTTCTCGGTGACGAACGACGAGCACAACAAGAACAAGCTGGACGCACAGAGGCGCGGTGTCTACTAA
- a CDS encoding shikimate dehydrogenase codes for MLGKPVEHSLSPVLHGAAFRALGLDGWTYERVETDGPGLPAFVRGLGPEWTGLSVTMPGKRAALEFADEVTPRAAAVGAANTLVRRETGWLADCTDVDGVTEALRIAGEYSPGSGDTDDDADDTAVVLGAGGTAAAAVVGLASLGVRTVRLVVRDPARATETVAAAQRAGLDVEVLRWAEADFGRLADGSAVLVNTVPPDAVRPHLAELARIGCVLDVIYHPWPTALAEAVADQGGRLATGLDMLLHQAFGQSEYFTGQPAPRAEMRDALRAATGGIFPLPIS; via the coding sequence ATCCTGGGAAAGCCGGTCGAACACTCGCTCTCGCCCGTGCTGCACGGCGCCGCCTTCCGGGCGCTGGGCCTGGACGGCTGGACCTACGAGCGGGTCGAGACGGACGGTCCCGGGCTGCCCGCGTTCGTCCGCGGTCTCGGTCCGGAGTGGACCGGGCTTTCGGTGACCATGCCAGGGAAACGGGCCGCGCTGGAGTTCGCCGACGAGGTCACCCCGCGTGCGGCGGCGGTCGGCGCGGCGAACACGCTGGTGCGCAGGGAAACCGGCTGGCTGGCGGATTGCACCGACGTCGACGGGGTCACCGAGGCACTGCGGATCGCGGGGGAGTACTCGCCCGGCTCTGGCGACACCGACGACGACGCCGACGACACCGCCGTCGTGCTCGGGGCGGGCGGGACCGCCGCCGCGGCCGTCGTCGGGCTCGCCTCGCTCGGCGTGCGGACGGTGCGGCTCGTCGTGCGGGATCCCGCACGGGCGACGGAAACGGTCGCGGCGGCTCAGCGGGCCGGGCTCGACGTCGAGGTCCTCCGCTGGGCCGAGGCCGACTTCGGGAGGCTCGCGGACGGCTCGGCGGTGCTGGTGAACACCGTGCCCCCGGACGCGGTCCGCCCGCATCTGGCGGAACTGGCCCGGATCGGCTGCGTCCTCGACGTGATCTACCATCCCTGGCCGACCGCGCTCGCCGAAGCCGTCGCCGACCAGGGCGGAAGGCTCGCGACCGGACTGGACATGTTGCTGCATCAGGCTTTCGGGCAGTCCGAGTACTTCACCGGGCAGCCGGCGCCGCGGGCGGAGATGCGGGACGCGCTGCGTGCGGCGACCGGCGGGATATTTCCGCTGCCGATCTCCTGA
- a CDS encoding GrpB family protein: MPESDRDDYTEEDIHNAWVEQAPVLDSTVTLAEYDPEWPALFDREAKRLRGILGEDALVLEHVGSTSVPGLCAKPIIDILLIVADSDDEDAYVPQLEAAGYRLVIREPEREKHRAFKGPDTDVNLHVYSPDNGQTERYRLFRDRLIAHEDERKRYEAEKRELASRTWKYIQQYADAKTGVIDEIIERARAARLEVLSSTESAKTQYDGFARRYAAHAETSSTNAHYDRPAMVELAGDVAGKRVLDVGSAAGHLGALLAAKGADVLGVDASAGMVAIAREKFGDVAKFETADVSRPMPFLADGSIDVITASLVLHYLKEWAPALAEFRRVLKPGGLLVFSVHHPGEDWRWFGKRDYFRLELLEDEFPAGQKVRFYRRPLSWTFGAVRDAGFAVDRLVEPMPDEAIAGSDPKWYAKLRTEPRFLYFRTVRENPASR; encoded by the coding sequence GTGCCTGAATCCGATCGAGACGATTACACCGAAGAAGACATCCACAACGCGTGGGTCGAGCAGGCTCCGGTGCTCGATTCCACCGTCACGCTGGCCGAATACGACCCGGAGTGGCCCGCCCTGTTCGACCGGGAAGCGAAGCGCCTCAGGGGGATCCTGGGGGAAGACGCGCTGGTCCTGGAGCACGTCGGCTCCACGTCGGTACCGGGACTCTGCGCGAAACCGATCATCGACATCCTGCTGATCGTGGCCGATTCGGACGACGAGGACGCCTATGTGCCGCAGTTGGAGGCCGCAGGCTACCGGCTCGTCATCCGCGAGCCGGAGCGGGAGAAGCACCGAGCCTTCAAAGGCCCGGACACCGATGTCAACCTGCACGTCTACTCGCCGGACAACGGCCAGACCGAGCGGTACCGGCTCTTCCGCGACCGCCTGATCGCGCACGAAGACGAGCGGAAGCGCTACGAGGCCGAGAAACGCGAACTGGCATCGCGCACCTGGAAGTACATCCAGCAGTACGCCGATGCCAAGACCGGGGTGATCGACGAGATCATCGAGCGGGCGCGCGCGGCCCGGCTCGAGGTACTTTCTTCCACCGAGAGCGCGAAAACACAGTACGACGGGTTCGCCCGGCGCTACGCGGCGCACGCCGAAACCAGCAGCACCAACGCCCACTACGACCGTCCCGCCATGGTCGAGCTGGCCGGGGACGTGGCGGGCAAACGGGTGCTGGACGTCGGCAGCGCGGCCGGCCACCTCGGTGCCCTGCTCGCCGCGAAGGGCGCGGACGTCCTCGGCGTCGACGCCAGCGCCGGCATGGTCGCCATCGCCAGGGAGAAGTTCGGGGACGTCGCGAAGTTCGAGACGGCGGACGTCTCGCGGCCGATGCCCTTCCTGGCCGACGGCTCGATCGACGTCATCACGGCGTCGCTCGTGCTGCATTACCTGAAGGAGTGGGCCCCGGCGCTGGCGGAGTTCCGGCGGGTGCTCAAACCGGGCGGGCTCCTGGTGTTCTCGGTGCACCATCCCGGTGAGGACTGGCGCTGGTTCGGGAAGCGGGACTACTTCCGGCTCGAACTGCTGGAAGACGAGTTCCCGGCGGGCCAGAAGGTCCGGTTCTACCGGCGGCCGCTGAGCTGGACGTTCGGCGCGGTGCGGGACGCCGGCTTCGCGGTCGACAGGCTGGTCGAGCCGATGCCGGACGAGGCGATCGCCGGGTCGGACCCGAAGTGGTACGCGAAACTGCGAACCGAGCCGCGGTTCCTGTACTTCCGCACGGTCCGGGAGAACCCCGCAAGTAGGTGA
- a CDS encoding TetR family transcriptional regulator, with protein MAKSEETKSLIVATALRLFAENGYDRTTMRAIAAEAGVSVGNAYYYFASKDQLVQGFYDEIAKAHLTTVRQSIEGERDFGARLKAVLLAWLDVAEPYHRFGTQFFVNAADPDSPLSPFSDESSPARDASIGLMRDAIADSDVKLDPDLRDDLPDLLWLYQMGVVLFWVHDRSPGQKRSRMLVDRTVPLIARLVGLSRLRVLRPVSREIVSLIRDLGKRDDATLPRT; from the coding sequence GTGGCGAAGAGTGAGGAAACCAAATCACTGATCGTGGCGACCGCGTTACGGTTGTTCGCCGAGAACGGCTACGACCGCACGACCATGCGGGCCATCGCCGCCGAAGCGGGTGTGTCGGTCGGGAACGCCTACTACTACTTCGCCTCGAAAGACCAGCTGGTCCAAGGTTTCTACGACGAGATCGCCAAGGCGCACCTGACGACCGTGCGCCAGTCGATCGAAGGTGAGCGGGACTTCGGCGCGCGGCTCAAGGCGGTCCTGCTCGCCTGGCTCGACGTCGCCGAGCCGTATCACCGCTTCGGCACCCAGTTCTTCGTCAACGCCGCCGACCCGGACTCGCCGCTGAGCCCGTTCAGCGACGAGTCTTCGCCCGCGCGCGACGCCTCGATCGGCCTGATGCGCGACGCCATCGCCGACTCCGACGTGAAACTCGACCCGGACCTGCGCGACGACCTGCCCGACCTGCTGTGGCTGTACCAGATGGGTGTCGTGCTGTTCTGGGTCCACGACCGCTCCCCCGGCCAGAAACGCAGCCGGATGCTGGTGGACCGGACGGTCCCGTTGATCGCGCGGCTGGTGGGACTCTCGCGGCTGCGCGTGCTGAGGCCGGTGAGCCGGGAGATCGTTTCGCTGATCCGGGACCTGGGGAAGCGAGACGATGCCACCCTTCCCCGCACTTAG
- a CDS encoding endonuclease/exonuclease/phosphatase family protein, with amino-acid sequence MKRIAAVLTSGALLAGTLLAAAPAEATVGHNVRFATYNASLNRGAAGQLVTDLAQPGNAQAGEVAEVIQRTRPDVLLINEFDYVPGNRAADLFRENYLERGQNGAAPIDYPYAFTAPSNTGVATGVDLDRNGQVGGGNDAHGFGLFEGQYGMLVLSKYPIDTKSVRTFQKFRWKDMPGALLPDDPATPAPGDWYSPQALDVLRLSSKSHWDVPVRVGRSTVHFLAAHPTPPTFDGPEDRNGTRNHDEIRFWADYVTPGKGRYIHDDSGRRGGLGAHEKFVVAGDYNSDPLDGDSVPGAISRLLNAPRVFETRPGSEGGVRAAQDQGGANIGHQGDPFFDTGDFTDNAPGNLRIDYVLPSKGLFPWRAEVFWPLPGSPLARLDDASDHHLVRVDVFVPRW; translated from the coding sequence GTGAAACGCATCGCCGCCGTGCTCACCTCGGGCGCCTTGCTGGCCGGGACGCTGCTGGCCGCCGCCCCGGCGGAAGCCACCGTCGGGCACAACGTCCGCTTCGCGACGTACAACGCTTCGCTCAACCGTGGTGCCGCCGGTCAGCTGGTGACCGACCTGGCGCAGCCGGGCAACGCCCAAGCGGGCGAGGTCGCCGAGGTGATCCAGCGCACCCGGCCGGACGTGCTGCTGATCAACGAGTTCGACTACGTGCCCGGCAATCGCGCCGCCGATCTGTTCCGCGAGAACTACCTCGAACGCGGCCAGAACGGTGCCGCGCCGATCGACTACCCGTACGCCTTCACGGCGCCGTCGAACACCGGCGTCGCGACCGGCGTCGACCTCGACCGCAACGGCCAGGTCGGCGGCGGCAACGACGCGCACGGCTTCGGTCTCTTCGAGGGCCAGTACGGCATGCTCGTGCTGTCCAAGTACCCCATCGACACCAAGAGTGTGCGGACGTTCCAGAAGTTCCGCTGGAAGGACATGCCGGGCGCGCTGCTCCCGGACGACCCGGCCACCCCGGCGCCGGGTGACTGGTACTCGCCGCAGGCACTCGACGTGCTGCGCCTGTCGTCGAAGTCCCACTGGGACGTCCCGGTGCGCGTCGGCCGCTCGACCGTCCACTTCCTGGCCGCGCACCCGACGCCGCCCACCTTCGACGGCCCCGAAGACCGCAACGGCACCCGCAACCACGACGAGATCCGCTTCTGGGCGGACTACGTGACCCCGGGCAAGGGCCGCTACATCCACGACGACAGCGGCCGCCGCGGTGGCCTCGGCGCGCACGAGAAGTTCGTCGTCGCCGGCGACTACAACTCCGACCCGCTCGACGGGGACAGCGTCCCGGGCGCGATCTCACGCCTGCTGAACGCGCCGCGCGTCTTCGAGACCCGGCCGGGCAGCGAAGGGGGCGTGCGCGCCGCCCAGGACCAGGGGGGCGCCAACATCGGCCACCAGGGCGACCCCTTCTTCGACACCGGCGACTTCACCGACAACGCGCCGGGAAACCTGCGGATCGACTACGTCCTGCCGTCGAAGGGCCTGTTCCCCTGGCGCGCCGAGGTCTTCTGGCCGCTGCCCGGCTCACCGCTGGCCCGGCTCGACGACGCTTCGGACCACCACCTCGTCCGGGTCGACGTGTTCGTCCCGCGCTGGTGA
- a CDS encoding maleylpyruvate isomerase family mycothiol-dependent enzyme: protein MNDGEISAWTETERLSFADLLEGLTEQDWSVTTLCPEWTVHAMAGHLAQTTRNRLKDTLAGIVEAKGDWDRMNVDQAVAYAARFTPAELVAQIREDAGSRRRSPGAKPIDPLADVLIHGQDVARPLGITRPMPEKPSIAALEHLLVSPFWGAKKRCKDLRLIATDAEWTGGTGPEEVRGPLADLLLAVSGRSVGLATLTGPGIVRLGAG, encoded by the coding sequence ATGAACGACGGCGAGATCTCGGCCTGGACCGAAACGGAACGGCTGAGCTTCGCGGATCTCCTCGAGGGGCTCACCGAGCAAGACTGGTCGGTGACCACCCTGTGTCCGGAATGGACGGTCCACGCGATGGCGGGGCATCTCGCGCAGACCACCAGGAACCGGCTCAAGGACACCCTCGCCGGCATCGTCGAGGCCAAGGGCGACTGGGACCGGATGAACGTCGACCAGGCCGTCGCCTACGCCGCCCGGTTCACCCCGGCCGAACTCGTCGCCCAGATCCGCGAGGACGCCGGCTCGCGGCGCCGCTCACCCGGTGCCAAACCGATCGACCCGCTCGCCGACGTCCTCATCCACGGCCAGGACGTCGCCCGTCCGCTCGGCATCACCCGGCCGATGCCGGAGAAGCCGTCGATCGCGGCGTTGGAGCATCTGCTGGTCAGCCCATTCTGGGGTGCCAAAAAGCGCTGCAAGGACCTCAGGCTGATCGCCACCGACGCCGAGTGGACCGGAGGTACGGGCCCCGAGGAGGTTCGGGGCCCGCTCGCCGATCTGCTCCTGGCCGTGAGCGGCCGAAGCGTCGGCCTCGCCACGCTCACCGGCCCGGGCATCGTCCGGCTCGGCGCCGGCTGA
- a CDS encoding D-2-hydroxyacid dehydrogenase family protein codes for MKIAILDDYQEVALGFGDWSSLGAEIEVFTKPFADPADVVGRLRDFDVVVAMRERTRFPAEVLDRLPALKLLVSTGHRNAAVDVAAARRNGVVVSSTGYIAAPAAEHTWALILAAARNVPLESRNMREGGWQTTVGTILSGKTLGLLGLGRLGAGAAKIGQAFGMETIAWSQNLTREKAASHGVTAVSKAELFARADVLSVHLVLSDRSRGLVGAPELAAMKPTAMLVNTARGPIVDEAALVDALRRKEIAVAALDVYDVEPLPSEHPLRKLDNVVLTPHIGYVTREAYEIFYRDAVEDIAAFQAGSPIRVME; via the coding sequence ATGAAGATCGCGATTCTGGACGACTATCAGGAAGTGGCGCTCGGCTTCGGCGACTGGAGTTCCCTCGGCGCCGAGATCGAGGTGTTCACGAAGCCGTTCGCGGATCCCGCCGACGTGGTGGGCCGCCTCCGGGACTTCGACGTCGTGGTCGCGATGCGCGAGCGCACCCGCTTCCCCGCCGAGGTCCTCGACCGGCTGCCCGCGCTCAAGCTGCTGGTGAGCACCGGCCACCGCAACGCCGCCGTCGACGTGGCCGCCGCCCGCCGCAACGGCGTGGTCGTCTCCTCCACCGGGTACATCGCGGCCCCGGCGGCCGAGCACACCTGGGCGCTCATCCTCGCCGCCGCCCGGAACGTGCCGCTGGAATCGCGGAACATGCGCGAGGGCGGCTGGCAGACCACCGTCGGCACGATCCTGTCCGGCAAGACCCTCGGCCTGCTCGGACTCGGCAGGCTCGGCGCCGGCGCGGCCAAGATCGGCCAGGCGTTCGGCATGGAGACCATCGCCTGGAGCCAGAACCTGACCAGGGAGAAGGCCGCTTCCCACGGCGTGACGGCGGTGTCGAAAGCGGAGCTGTTCGCCCGTGCCGACGTCCTGTCGGTCCATCTGGTGCTCAGCGACCGCAGCCGCGGACTGGTCGGCGCCCCCGAACTCGCCGCGATGAAGCCGACGGCGATGCTGGTCAACACCGCACGCGGACCGATCGTGGACGAGGCCGCGTTGGTGGACGCCTTGCGCCGCAAGGAGATCGCGGTCGCCGCGCTGGATGTCTACGACGTCGAGCCGTTGCCCTCGGAGCATCCGCTGCGGAAGCTGGACAACGTCGTGCTCACCCCGCACATCGGCTACGTCACCCGGGAGGCCTACGAGATCTTCTACCGCGACGCGGTCGAGGACATCGCGGCCTTCCAGGCCGGTTCGCCGATCCGTGTCATGGAGTGA
- a CDS encoding serine hydrolase domain-containing protein — MDSVREIEQWPVDNAATAVVTAAGDVLGTHGDTTKVYKLASVTKPLTAYAALIAIEEGVVELDTPAGPEGSTIRHLLAHTSGLAFTEHKPMAAPGNRRLYSNAGFEQLADALTEHSGIPFADYQAEALFRPLGMKATKLTGSPASGAESTVDDLVAFAAEVQAPKLIAAETAREATSVVFPGLSGVLPGFGHQKPNDWGLGFEIRDHKSPHWTGSSSSPRTFGHFGQSGTFLWVDPDAGAACVALTDRAFGPWAAEAWPPYTDAVLAEVRGLTP, encoded by the coding sequence ATGGACAGCGTGCGCGAGATCGAACAGTGGCCGGTCGACAATGCCGCCACGGCCGTGGTGACCGCCGCCGGTGACGTGCTGGGCACGCACGGCGACACCACGAAGGTGTACAAGCTGGCGTCGGTGACCAAGCCGCTCACCGCCTACGCCGCGCTGATCGCCATCGAAGAGGGCGTCGTCGAACTCGACACCCCCGCCGGGCCGGAGGGCTCCACGATCCGGCATCTGCTCGCGCACACCTCGGGCCTGGCCTTCACCGAGCACAAGCCGATGGCCGCGCCGGGCAACCGGCGCCTGTACTCCAACGCCGGCTTCGAGCAGCTCGCCGACGCGCTCACCGAGCACTCCGGCATCCCCTTCGCCGACTACCAGGCGGAGGCGCTTTTCCGGCCGCTGGGCATGAAGGCGACCAAGCTGACCGGCTCCCCCGCCTCGGGGGCGGAGTCCACCGTGGACGACCTGGTCGCGTTCGCCGCCGAGGTGCAGGCGCCGAAGCTCATCGCCGCCGAAACGGCGCGCGAGGCGACTTCCGTGGTCTTCCCCGGCCTTTCCGGTGTCCTGCCGGGCTTCGGGCATCAGAAACCGAACGACTGGGGCCTCGGTTTCGAGATCCGCGACCACAAGAGTCCACATTGGACCGGATCGTCGAGTTCACCGCGGACCTTCGGCCACTTCGGGCAGTCCGGTACGTTCCTCTGGGTCGATCCCGACGCCGGTGCCGCCTGCGTCGCGCTCACCGACCGCGCTTTCGGACCTTGGGCCGCCGAGGCGTGGCCGCCCTACACCGACGCCGTGCTGGCCGAGGTGCGCGGCCTCACTCCATGA
- a CDS encoding HPr family phosphocarrier protein yields MPEKRVTVASKVGLHARPAATVAKAAAAQPVAVSIAKAGGDPVAAGSVLNLMTLAAAYGDEVVISAEGEGAEAAVDAIAELVATDLDA; encoded by the coding sequence ATGCCGGAGAAACGCGTCACCGTGGCCAGCAAGGTGGGCCTGCACGCCAGGCCCGCGGCGACGGTCGCCAAGGCGGCCGCGGCGCAGCCCGTCGCGGTGTCCATCGCCAAGGCGGGTGGCGACCCGGTCGCGGCCGGCAGCGTGCTGAACCTGATGACGCTCGCCGCCGCCTACGGCGACGAGGTCGTCATCAGTGCCGAAGGCGAGGGGGCCGAGGCAGCCGTCGACGCCATCGCCGAGCTGGTGGCGACCGACCTCGACGCCTGA
- a CDS encoding PTS transporter subunit EIIC, with protein sequence MSSTTAEGAKSKGKGLAGLQRFGRSLMLPIAALPAAALLNRFGQPDLLGEDGLGWNKVAEVLGAAGNSLFSWLPLLFAVGIAVGFARKSDGATGLAAVVGFFVFTSVLQVFTPFSELPGWNPEKPAGLMLNPMKWSYSVLAGVIVGLVTALLWQKFYRVKLPPYLAFFGGRRFVPIITALVLMVLAVPFGLVFHWVNEGIQAAGEAVTGAPVVGGGIYGVLNRLLIPVGLHQLLNVPVWFIFDGGDLTQFFEGDPTRGTFMTGFFPIFMFAIPAAALAIWQSAKPSQKKIVGGVMIAGALTSFLTGITEPIEFSFMFVAWPLYLIHAVLTGTSMALVNALDIHLGFGFSAGAIDFALNSGLPAASGNVWLLIPIGLAYAVLYYVIFRFVIKKWNLRTPGREDDSIETDLEATAAKPAK encoded by the coding sequence ATGAGCTCCACCACCGCCGAGGGGGCGAAGAGCAAAGGCAAGGGACTTGCCGGCCTTCAGCGCTTCGGCCGCAGCCTCATGCTCCCCATCGCCGCCCTGCCCGCCGCCGCGCTTCTCAACAGGTTCGGTCAGCCCGACCTGCTCGGCGAGGACGGGCTCGGCTGGAACAAAGTAGCCGAGGTTCTCGGTGCGGCAGGCAACTCGCTGTTCAGTTGGCTGCCGCTCCTGTTCGCGGTGGGTATCGCCGTCGGCTTCGCCCGGAAGAGCGACGGCGCGACCGGGCTGGCCGCCGTGGTCGGCTTCTTCGTGTTCACCAGCGTCCTCCAGGTCTTCACGCCGTTCTCCGAGCTGCCGGGCTGGAACCCCGAGAAGCCCGCGGGCTTGATGCTCAACCCGATGAAGTGGTCCTACAGTGTGCTGGCCGGGGTGATCGTCGGCCTGGTCACCGCGTTGCTGTGGCAGAAGTTCTACCGGGTCAAGCTGCCGCCGTACCTGGCCTTCTTCGGCGGCCGCCGGTTCGTGCCGATCATCACCGCCCTGGTGCTGATGGTCCTCGCGGTGCCCTTCGGCCTGGTCTTCCACTGGGTCAACGAAGGCATCCAGGCCGCGGGAGAGGCGGTCACCGGCGCCCCGGTCGTCGGTGGCGGCATCTACGGTGTGCTGAACCGGTTGCTGATCCCGGTCGGTCTGCACCAGCTGCTGAACGTGCCGGTGTGGTTCATCTTCGACGGTGGTGACCTCACCCAGTTCTTCGAGGGCGACCCCACCCGCGGCACCTTCATGACCGGGTTCTTCCCGATCTTCATGTTCGCCATCCCCGCCGCCGCGCTGGCGATCTGGCAGAGCGCGAAGCCCAGCCAGAAGAAGATCGTCGGCGGCGTGATGATCGCCGGCGCGCTGACCTCGTTCCTGACGGGTATCACCGAGCCGATCGAATTCTCGTTCATGTTCGTCGCGTGGCCGCTGTACCTGATCCACGCGGTCCTGACCGGCACGTCGATGGCACTGGTGAACGCGCTCGACATCCACCTCGGCTTCGGCTTCTCCGCCGGGGCGATCGACTTCGCGCTCAACAGCGGTCTCCCGGCGGCGAGCGGCAACGTCTGGCTGCTCATCCCGATCGGCCTCGCTTACGCGGTCCTCTACTACGTGATCTTCCGGTTCGTGATCAAGAAGTGGAACCTGCGCACCCCGGGCCGTGAGGACGACTCGATCGAGACCGACCTCGAGGCCACCGCGGCGAAGCCCGCGAAGTAG
- a CDS encoding GntR family transcriptional regulator encodes MSASAQLPPSDRVINGPTPKHAQLREILRRTVERELPPGSPIPSERDLAETYQVSRLTVRSAIGKLVEEGLLSRVRGKGTFTAARRMELQLYLMSFTEDMRRRGMTPTTEVVKTATEVPPAPSAHALGLTAGTPAHRLVRLRRADGVPLAVERGWYHAGRMPGLLDLDLTRSLYVQLAQSYDLRPDHAWQTVWAESADRETARLLGMRAGSPLLVFRRVSSVNGEPIEDMTSWYRGDHYQVTMQLDRNTPDSGHHPHYGGTR; translated from the coding sequence ATGAGCGCTTCGGCGCAACTGCCGCCGTCCGACCGTGTGATCAACGGACCGACGCCCAAGCACGCCCAGTTGCGGGAGATTCTGCGCCGCACAGTGGAGCGTGAGCTACCCCCTGGCTCCCCCATCCCCTCGGAACGTGACCTCGCCGAGACCTATCAGGTGTCGCGGCTCACCGTTCGCTCGGCGATCGGCAAGCTGGTCGAGGAAGGGCTCTTGTCGCGCGTGCGCGGCAAGGGGACGTTCACCGCCGCGAGGCGGATGGAATTGCAGCTTTATCTGATGTCCTTCACCGAGGACATGCGCCGTCGCGGGATGACGCCGACCACGGAGGTCGTCAAGACGGCCACCGAGGTCCCGCCCGCCCCCTCGGCGCACGCCCTCGGCCTGACCGCCGGGACGCCGGCGCATCGGCTGGTGCGGCTCCGTCGTGCCGACGGGGTACCGCTGGCGGTCGAACGCGGCTGGTATCACGCGGGCCGGATGCCCGGTTTGCTCGACCTCGATCTCACCCGATCGTTGTACGTCCAACTCGCCCAGTCGTACGACCTGCGCCCGGACCACGCGTGGCAGACGGTCTGGGCCGAATCCGCGGACCGCGAAACGGCACGGCTGCTCGGCATGCGCGCCGGCAGCCCGCTTCTTGTCTTCCGCCGGGTCTCCAGCGTCAACGGGGAACCGATCGAAGACATGACTTCCTGGTACCGGGGCGATCACTACCAGGTCACCATGCAGCTGGACCGGAACACCCCGGATTCCGGTCACCATCCTCACTACGGAGGTACCCGATGA